The following proteins are co-located in the Dermochelys coriacea isolate rDerCor1 chromosome 4, rDerCor1.pri.v4, whole genome shotgun sequence genome:
- the ERI1 gene encoding 3'-5' exoribonuclease 1 isoform X1, with the protein MSRDELRAKLAEFKLETRGVKDVLKKRLKNYYKKQKLMQKEPTNGDSYYDYICVIDFEATCEEDNRPEFTHEIIEFPIVLLNTRTLEMEDTFQQYVKPEINPQLSNFCINLTGITQDYVDKADAFPRVLQNVVEWMRQRELGTKYSYTILTDGSWDMSKFLNIQCCISRIKYPSFAKKWINIRKSYGNFYKVPRNQTKLTIMLEKLGMNYDGRPHSGLDDSKNIARIAKRMLQDGCELRVNERMHGGQLMTVSSSAPVEGAPAPQMPRFRN; encoded by the exons GGGAGTGAAAGATGTACTGAAAAAGAGGTTGAAGAACTACTATAAGAAGCAGAAGCTGATGCAGAAGGAGCCCACTAATGGAGACAGTTACTATGATTACATCTGTGTTATTGACTTTGAAGCAACCTGTGAAGAGGACAATCGGCCTGAATTTACACACGAAATAATTGAATTTCCTATTGTTTTATTAAATACTCGTACCCTAGAAATG GAGGATACCTTTCAACAGTATGTGAAACCGGAGATTAATCCTCAGCTTTCAAACTTCTGCATCAATCTGACAGGAATAACTCAG GACTACGTAGACAAAGCTGATGCATTTCCTCGGGTTCTACAAAATGTTGTAGAGTGGATGAGACAGAGAGAGCTGGGAACCAAGTATAGCTATACCATATTGACTGATGG gtcTTGGGATATGAGTAAATTTCTGAATATCCAGTGCTGTATCAGCCGTATCAAATATCCCTCTTTTGCCAAAAAGTGGATCAACATTCGCAAATCCTATGGAAACTTCTACAAG GTTCCCAGAAACCAGACCAAGCTAACAATCATGCTTGAAAAGCTAGGAATGAACTATGATGGACGTCCTCATAGCGGACTTGATGACTCTAAGAACATTGCACGGATAGCTAAACGTATGCTTCAGGATGGATGTGAGCTACGTGTGAATGAGAGAATGCATGGTGGGCAGCTAATGACTGTATCATCCTCTGCCCCAGTAGAGGGAGCCCCTGCTCCGCAGATGCCCCGTTTTAGAAACTAG